The following proteins are co-located in the Megalobrama amblycephala isolate DHTTF-2021 linkage group LG12, ASM1881202v1, whole genome shotgun sequence genome:
- the LOC125280013 gene encoding taste receptor type 1 member 1-like, which translates to MLLTSSLMFSRHRSSKSDYQMLQVMRFAVEEINNSTTLLPNVSLGYEIFDHCSNTKNFPSVLSFISNNGSIKPKEKLNNYRPKVIALTGPYGSTRTITIAPLITMDLIPLVNYGASSYALSNKLKYPSFVRTTPCNKNLIEMIIHIIRWFGWNWVAFLGSQDDYSSDGLKLFNEYISNTGICLAYQERLSLNANYSLTFQKIEMLNINVIVVFAVPQYASKIIKAAIANNIQDKVWIASQAWAMNQQLPREPGIGKIGTVIGITERLLSVPGFNEFVYKDRRTTDVNHYEESDIQSTSKTCNQVCDYCTMLTAEEIINENPTLSFAIYAAIYTIAHALHKVLQCDMNECRKNTAVKPYMVLREIKKLDFPLNGRQVKYDDNYDPTISYAVVLWHTDVNPPQFEMVGTYDTYPEVTFTINNSLLPWHNNGSVPFSNCSAECKEGFSRQPEGFHSCCFTCKKCPCNSYVNYSRKYKLSI; encoded by the exons ATGCTATTAACTTCCTCACTGATGTTTTCAAGGCACCGTTCCTCAAAATCTGACTATCAGATGTTGCAAGTAATGAGGTTTGCTGTTGAGGAGATTAACAACTCCACCACTCTTCTGCCCAATGTTTCTCTGGGCTATGAAATTTTTGACCATTGTTCTAATACAAAGAATTTCCCATCAGTCTTAAGTTTTATCTCAAATAATGGATCAATAAAACCTAAAGAAAAACTCAACAACTATCGGCCTAAAGTGATTGCTTTAACAGGGCCATATGGAAGCACAAGAACTATTACTATTGCACCACTGATCACAATGGACCTTATACCATTG GTGAATTATGGAGCTTCTAGCTATGCGTTAAGCAACAAACTAAAGTATCCCTCTTTTGTAAGAACAACCCCTTGCAACAAAAACCTGATAGAGATGATTATTCACATCATACGGTGGTTTGGATGGAACTGGGTTGCCTTTCTTGGTAGCCAAGATGATTACAGTTCAGACGGACTAAAGCTGTTTAACGAGTATATAAGCAATACTGGCATTTGTCTGGCCTATCAAGAGCGTCTAAGCCTAAACGCAAACTACAGTCTAACATTTCAAAAGATTGAAATGCTAAACATCAATGTCATTGTTGTTTTTGCTGTGCCACAATATGCAAGCAAAATTATCAAAGCAGCCATAGCAAACAACATCCAAGACAAAGTATGGATTGCAAGTCAGGCATGGGCAATGAATCAACAGCTTCCAAGAGAACCAGGAATTGGGAAAATTGGCACAGTCATTGGTATTACGGAGAGATTGTTGTCAGTGCCTGGATTTAATGAATTTGTCTATAAAGACAGGAGAACAACTGATGTTAACCATTATGAAGAAAGTGACATCCAGAGTACGAGTAAGACATGTAATCAAGTTTGTGATTACTGCACAATGTTGACCGCAGAGGAGATTATAAATGAAAATCCCACATTATCCTTTGCCATCTATGCTGCCATATATACCATAGCTCATGCTTTACATAAAGTTCTGCAGTGCGACATGAATGAATGCCGCAAAAACACAGCGGTTAAGCCATACATG GTTCTGAGAGAAATAAAGAAGCTGGATTTTCCACTCAATGGCCGTCAGGTGAAATATGATGATAATTATGATCCAACCATCAGTTATGCAGTTGTGCTCTGGCACACTGATGTGAATCCTCCACAGTTTGAGATGGTGGGCACATATGATACATATCCAGAAGTGACTTTTACCATCAACAACTCTCTCCTGCCCTGGCATAACAATGGTTCT GTTCCTTTCTCAAACTGCTCTGCTGAGTGTAAGGAGGGATTTTCAAGGCAACCTGAAGGTTTTCATAGTTGCTGTTTTACGTGTAAAAAATGCCCATGCAATAGCTATGTGAATTATTCTCGTAAGTACAAATTAAGTATCTAA